In bacterium, the genomic window GTACGCTCTATTTTCCGAACACGGACACCATGCGAGGCAACACGGGAGACGGCTATGCGGCGGCGCTTCGTGCGGGCGCCGAACTCGTCGATATGGAGCAGGTTCAATTCCTGCCCTTCGCGGCACCTCAGCCGCGTTCGCATCAAGGGCTGTTGATGGGAGAGCCCGTGATGGCGGGTCCGCTCGGCGTGGTACGGGACGCGACCGGCAAGATTATTCTGAACGAGGTGATGTTGCGTACCCGCGCGGATGCGGCCGCAGCGATCGCCGTGGCGGTTGCCGAGGGAAGAGGCACGGAGCATGGCGGTGCCTGGTGGGATCTCACGCCGAACATGCAGGGACGATCGGGCGCGCTCTTCAAGGCGATCATGGAGCGTGGGATGGGTGAGATCCTGGATACCGTGCGGGCTTCATCAGGCCATGCGGCAGCCAACCTCGAAGCACCCTGGGAGGTGCGCCCGACGGCCCACTACTTCATGGGCGGCATCAGCGTGGGGGCCGATTGCCGGGCTATCGGTGACGCACCTGTGGGTCTCTATGCTGCCGGGCAGGTGATGGGCGGACTGCATGGTTCGAATCGGCTCGGCTCGACGTCGTTGGCAGAGTGCCTGGTCTTCGGCCGCATCGCAGGTCGCAGCGCTGCCGCACATGCGGCACGCACGTCGATCAACGCGGCGGAGGCGGGTCTCGCCCTGGGCCGCCTGCAGAAGGAACACGAAGCACTTCTGGGCCGCATCGGCGAACGCCACCCCATCGAAGCGGTGCGCACCCTGCAACGGGCGGCTTGGGAGGGATTGGGTCCGGCACGCACGGAGGAGTCGATCTGCAGGGCTCGGGACACCATCGCGGAACTCGAAGTAGCGCAGCATGTGCTGGCGATCGAAGGCGATATGCTCTGGAACCAGTCCTTCATCGATGCGATCGAGCTGCGCAACATGTTGATCACAGCTTCAGCGGTGGCGGAAAGCGCCGCGAACCGTGAGGACACCGTCGGTGCCCACGTCCGCATCGATCACCGCAACCCGCCCGCGACCCCCTACTCGATCGCGGTGCGGCTCAGGGCCCAGGGCTTCACGCTCGAACGAGTCGCTCGCGAGCCCACGCCCCTGCGCGAGCGACTTCGCATAAAGCTCGGCTTCCTGGTGCGTTTTGCGTTCTTCAAACTCTTGCAGAGGTTACCGATACGCGTGCGAGACGAGTTGCTCTTTCGGATTCTCCGCAAGGCGGCCCCTGCCGATGTCGTTGCGAAGGTGGAAGCATGAAGGTCATTATCGAACGAAACCGGCGCGGTGACCGAAGTGAGCGTGAGGTCGAGTTCCCGACAACGGATTCGCGTGAACGCCCCACGGCCCTCGACGTGCTGATCCATGCCCAGGAAGGAGAGTTACCGGACCTCGCCTTCCGCTATGGCTGCCGGAACCGTCTCTGCGGAATCTGCACCATAGAAGTCAACGGCCGACCCCGGCTCGCCTGTCGGACAAAGCTCCGTGAAGGCGATCGGCTGAGTGGTCTCAAGACGCTGCCGGCGGTGAAGGACTTCGTGCACCGCCGCGACGGTATCAATCGGCAACTTCGAGATCGATTGCCCAACGCCCCCGGAAATCCAGACGGCAATCCTGAACCCGGCTACCATAGCCTCAACCGCTGTATCGAGTGCTATGCCTGTCTCGATCGATGTCCCATGCACGAACGAAACTTCGACGGAGAACTGCCCGGGGCGGACGAAGCCTCTCCCCCCGCCGATGGTTATCGCCACGGCAACCCCTACAGCCTGTTGAAATTGCAGCGCGTGCAACACGACAACGCGGCCGGGCC contains:
- a CDS encoding FAD-binding protein; this encodes MIEMNCDVLVVGSGGSGAAAAAHAAESGARVLLISKDPIACSDSKIAHGIVTVRGVADSSDTVAALQSNMRLSGDDINDPTLTRVFAEETPEAYDWLRREGLRPDFSSGRPATLGTPMGGHSHDRSVRHRNRGIDYAHSLTNAIGHAPQLETLEDAWLLDLAVTESDGRRQICGALVYHASEGRFIGVRAPAIVLACGGASTLYFPNTDTMRGNTGDGYAAALRAGAELVDMEQVQFLPFAAPQPRSHQGLLMGEPVMAGPLGVVRDATGKIILNEVMLRTRADAAAAIAVAVAEGRGTEHGGAWWDLTPNMQGRSGALFKAIMERGMGEILDTVRASSGHAAANLEAPWEVRPTAHYFMGGISVGADCRAIGDAPVGLYAAGQVMGGLHGSNRLGSTSLAECLVFGRIAGRSAAAHAARTSINAAEAGLALGRLQKEHEALLGRIGERHPIEAVRTLQRAAWEGLGPARTEESICRARDTIAELEVAQHVLAIEGDMLWNQSFIDAIELRNMLITASAVAESAANREDTVGAHVRIDHRNPPATPYSIAVRLRAQGFTLERVAREPTPLRERLRIKLGFLVRFAFFKLLQRLPIRVRDELLFRILRKAAPADVVAKVEA
- a CDS encoding 2Fe-2S iron-sulfur cluster binding domain-containing protein produces the protein MKVIIERNRRGDRSEREVEFPTTDSRERPTALDVLIHAQEGELPDLAFRYGCRNRLCGICTIEVNGRPRLACRTKLREGDRLSGLKTLPAVKDFVHRRDGINRQLRDRLPNAPGNPDGNPEPGYHSLNRCIECYACLDRCPMHERNFDGELPGADEASPPADGYRHGNPYSLLKLQRVQHDNAAGPGECEQALQAALDLGLESCVGCKGCRCGVGIDLMKEVITPLLEKADLKS